In Vibrio sp. STUT-A11, a genomic segment contains:
- a CDS encoding Hpt domain-containing protein translates to MQQLKSGVRRYVWFLFVLWCVLTLGIWQQSKQTVQLLSTVNELGSKVEEVRNFFNFELPYRVQHVDPVSLKLQLVYSVRLQLEHEYLDGISPPDLTQLLYSTDRFLENAHAFIGSDNELVSLAEQLRNNRARDNNSDQVHSMYYRLGALVLESIFSDSATKADTYRELDSLFIASDSLMVDERTAFQRRLAQTSSVLAANAQGRYLAEQLLKPDLANQFATTNMALEQSLTKLMVWLGGISGLFLVMVTWAAFGKREPSNSAGVETSALCSKSLEGGRRLDTGLLNKKTLVSPSSGDMTVVADEPYIDISKMLESLSGDEEAVRMLLEVFIQEHSSDGTKLCRVLNSDKQQAQRIVHSLKGVSGSLGAMPLNSISGDIELLIKEQQNVTESQLTKLNCVLEQTILFATHILKSEKL, encoded by the coding sequence TTGCAGCAATTAAAATCGGGGGTCAGGCGCTATGTTTGGTTTCTATTCGTTTTATGGTGTGTATTAACCTTAGGTATTTGGCAGCAATCCAAACAGACCGTTCAATTGCTTTCGACTGTTAATGAGTTGGGAAGCAAAGTCGAGGAAGTTCGTAATTTCTTTAATTTCGAACTACCGTATCGCGTGCAACACGTAGATCCAGTATCTCTGAAACTTCAGCTTGTTTATTCCGTTCGGCTTCAGCTTGAGCATGAATATTTGGACGGTATATCTCCACCAGATTTAACCCAGTTACTCTATTCCACAGACCGTTTTTTAGAAAACGCACATGCTTTTATTGGTAGCGATAATGAATTGGTCTCATTAGCAGAGCAGTTGCGAAACAACCGTGCTCGAGATAACAACTCTGACCAAGTTCACTCGATGTACTATCGCTTAGGGGCACTGGTATTAGAGTCTATTTTCAGTGATTCGGCGACAAAGGCTGATACTTACCGAGAGCTCGATTCCCTCTTTATTGCATCAGACTCATTGATGGTGGATGAGCGTACAGCGTTTCAACGCAGACTTGCGCAGACCTCAAGCGTCCTTGCCGCCAATGCGCAAGGACGTTACTTAGCTGAACAACTACTCAAACCGGACTTAGCCAATCAATTTGCTACGACTAATATGGCATTAGAGCAATCGCTAACCAAGTTAATGGTGTGGTTAGGGGGAATCAGTGGATTATTTTTAGTGATGGTCACGTGGGCCGCTTTCGGCAAAAGAGAACCTAGCAACTCCGCCGGAGTCGAGACATCCGCACTCTGTTCCAAGTCACTTGAAGGAGGGAGACGGCTCGATACAGGACTATTAAATAAGAAAACCCTTGTGAGTCCCTCTTCAGGAGACATGACAGTCGTGGCTGATGAACCTTACATCGACATTAGTAAGATGCTCGAATCATTGTCTGGTGATGAAGAGGCTGTTCGTATGTTGTTAGAAGTCTTTATTCAGGAGCACTCTAGCGACGGCACTAAGTTATGCCGGGTGTTGAACTCTGATAAACAACAAGCACAAAGAATCGTTCATAGCCTGAAAGGAGTTTCAGGGAGCTTGGGTGCAATGCCTTTAAATTCCATATCAGGTGATATTGAGCTATTGATTAAAGAGCAGCAAAACGTAACGG